The Aedes albopictus strain Foshan chromosome 2, AalbF5, whole genome shotgun sequence region ttggtacaaatttgggctcgattgaataatatttcgcaaagtaaaaaccgttcgcgtaaaacactatttttcagacaacttatttttgaggtatcatatctcggaaaccagtgaaccgaattgaatgaaattttgaacgtacactaacaatatgtaaatgctgcacaaactattaaaacacagttactttttaaacgttgaaaaaagttatcatggattgacacattttggatttttctcgaaaaaaatatttttttcacatgaatgtcaataaattttagtgttgatatccaaagattttccacttctgttctcaagttatctctaatcagatatattagagcctatttagattgaaggaagaacacatttattaatttttgtgtgttattgtaaatttgacttattttcctctatatgggtaaaaatttcaatccggtataacttaattcgccgtgagataatattacattttataacgtcgtattgagtatcaatatattgttgataaacgttaaaaaattcattcaattcggttcactggtttccgagatatgacagttcaaaaataagttgtctaaataatagtgttttacccgaacggttctaacttcacgaaaaattaatcaaacaagcccaaatttgtaccaataatgcacatataataggttgacaaacagtcaaaatttgagatttttttatgtactctatgaaaagttacagcatgttgattttttttgtaggagaaaaaaagttgcctatcccaaacattatggccatcccctgtacaattATGCCGATAggaggaaaaaagtgaaaaatgctgaaaatcaacatgggacagatatgcttagaacggcagtatatgccaaacaagtttgtcgagtaccgcgaagtgatccgacggctgtgaaaaaagttataccctaggcaaagtgaggcaaagtattgagatttcattattgagttAGGGATGTGAAGCACTACACTTACTTTTTAAAAAACACTAATGTTAACCTAGCACAAACTTTATTCACACTAACTGCGCTTGCACCACCGGTGTTATTCCAAACTCGTTGAAGAAAAGAGGACGGGCCACGCTGTCGTCGCTCTTTTATAACATCAAAGTGCTGACCGTGCACTCGATGCAGCCCACCTGCTGATTGGTGCCGCAGGTGGCGTGATACTACGGACGATTCGTTAACGGCTCCCCTTCGAGTTGGAAGTCGTCCTCGGCTTCCTTATATTATTGCGGGATAAGCGGTATGCTTCTTGACTCGGGATGCACCTCGGTAGGACTGCTACTCTTTCTTCTGGTTCCTTCCGGTATGGTTGATGCGAAGAGTGTTTTCCAAAAGAATAGTTTCATGATTATGGCTATTGCTGTACCCAGTATGAAGACCAGAAACGTCGTCGCTAAAGCTGAGGACATCCAtccaaaaatatttaatttccaatgtATATTTTTCGTAGTTAGGTTAAGGAGTTCTATATGATTTCGATGCTCTAGGTGAAGTTCCTGCAAATGTTTTAACGGGATATGGTTTAGCACTTTTGTCGGATTTACCTTAATTCCGATTGTGGGTGCGAACGGTTGTATGTCCAAGTCGGTGCTGGTGTATTCCTCGTTATCCAATTTTAAAGTACAGTTTGGGTGTTGAATGAGGTACGATCCGCTAAGGAATCGCGTGACAGAACAATTTGAAGTCAGGGTGATGTTGTCTCCATGAATAACGATATTACCATCGTCTATTTTTCGTATGGTTTTTCCTTCATAGATCCGTTCCATGGGGCAACTAGATGTTTTTCCGGATGTTAGCTGTTGTAGGCATTCTGTGAGTGGTTCTAAGTTACTTCTGGAACACACAAAGAGAGCTTTCAACTTAGAGCATGGAGTTCGCGAGATAAATGATGTTTGTCCTTTAAGATAGTATTGTGCTGGCAAATGAATGCGGTATCCGTCTGCAATTACTGGTTCGATAAAGCTGAGTGTGTACGGTATGTCCTTGATTCTGGGTATTTTCAGTATGTAAATGAAGGTGTCTTTGTTGAACATCGCATAAGCGCTTGCAATATTCAAAATGCTATCGACCGAGTTGAGCCCGAAGCCACTGTTGTTGAGAGTTTGTTGTATGGCCTCCAGTTCGTGTCCCAGGATGATACGGCTGCTTGGGATGCTGCGTCTAGCTAGTGTAATAGATTCTTCGACAACTTCAAGGTAATACAGTAGTTCATCAAGTTTAAATACAAAGTTAAGAGAGTCAAAGCTTTTAAAAGTAACATTTTCTAAGTTCTGTTCATTATCTACCAAAAAATTGAAGGTTCGTGTAAGATTGTTCATTCGCTTTTCGAATACGTTGTTAATATGAATTTGATTGTTATTCTCAATAGTTAAGGAATTAATCGACGAGTTGATAACCTTCAAATCATCTGCATCAGGACTGCCTGATACATATTTCCAAGCCTTGCCGAGTGATTCCCATCTTTTGTATCGTCGTGAAGGAATGATTCTGTTAAAAGACAAGttgattttatctatttttttcttGATTACGTGCTCGAACAATGAATCTTCTAAATCTGAATTATTAACAGCAAAATTAAACAATTCTATGGTTTCTTTAATGGTCGTTAAGTTTATGGGGTGAATCACTCTAAAAAAACTGTTACTTATCCTTCCTTCGCCAAGATGTATGATCGCTATGGGGTCGTGTATCAGGTCGTAAATGCGGATGGCTGTCCAAGCTGtcggtgcccaaaataggacacaTAGTCTGAAATAAAGTCAATGTATTTTGTCAGTCACATCGTTTTTAAATGTTTCTTGTGGATTTTGATGTCCGTGGTATCAGTTATGGTTTTGTCAGTTTGTTCTTTTATTTCAACCAATCTGTATCTATTGTTATATGGGGATGGCTTTGCTTTCGTTTTGGCTAGTATTTCTTGGTCACGGATGTCAGAGTAATCGTGATTTGTTTGAATTAGTTTTGAATTATGTCGCTTAGCTACGTAGGCAATGTTGTCTTTGGCTGTTTGTAATATTTGTTGTTTTGTCATGTTGATATCTTTTAGATCAAGCGATGTCGAATTCCCAAAAATTATTTGTCTTGGAGTGAGGTTCGTTGTAGAATGTTTTGTGTCATTATATAGAGCAGTAATTAATGAGAGTCCTTGGTACAGAGTAAGATTGATAATTTTGTCGCGGTTTGCCATAAACATCTCTAGGAGAGTATTATGGAACCTCTCGACTATGCCGTTGCTATTGCTACTGCTAGCGTAGTGAATGGCAACGCCGTTTTCATCCAAAAAGGTTTTAAAATTTTGACTTCGAAAGGATGTGGCTTGATCACAGGTGATCAATTTTGGAATtccgaaagttttaaaatattctatcagtGTATCAATCAATTCTTCACTTGTTTCATTTGTGATTTTGTAAATTTGGGCAAATTTTGAAAAGGCGTCAACGATTGTTAGAAACTTCTCTCCTTCTTTGACATATACATCTATATAGATATTTTCTAATGGTTTTTCGTAAATTCTCCGCGTTATTGGAATTTTGAATGGGTGTCGCTCGTATTTTGCAAATTTACAGTCTTGACAGTTTTTGACGAAGTTTTTAACAGTCGGTAACATATCCGGGAAATAGACTGATTGACGGATTTCTTCGTAATTGAGCCTCCAATTTCTATGATTGAAATTGTGAGTTTTACGAACAAATTCGTCTTGGTCTGTTTTTGAAAGAAGATCTGGTAATTTCATATTGCAAAAGTGAACTTTCATccctttaaaatgatcgttaatgATTTTAGAACATAATTTTGCGACCGTAGGTTCAGCGAAGATCCCATTTGTTATTCCGGGATTTAAGTGGTCTTTGAGAATTTGTATCAACCGGTCTTCAGTGTATTCCTCATAGTGGAATATATGTCTGCTAGCACCTGGAAATACAGAGTAAAATATGTGAGGTGGCTTTGTCTTATCTGAGGATGTGTATATAATAATTTGATTTTTGAATTTATTAATAATTTCAGACCCATAGATAGGATCGTTTTCAAAAAGTTCGTTCTCCAGCAGGTTCAACTCTGATTTTTCTACCTTAGGTATCCGTGAGAGCCCATCCGCTACTACGTTTTGTTTTCCTTTTTTATAAATCAATTCGAAGTCGAATTGTTCCAGATACAGCCTTTGACGAGTTACTCGGCCTGTGGCATCAGTCAATTTTATCTCCTTAGTCAATGGCTCATGGTCTGTATATATTGTGAATTTGTTGCCGTACAGGTATGGCCTAAACTTTTTTGTCGCGAAATAAATAGCTAAAAGTTCCTTTGCTGTAGCGGAGTACTTTTCTTCTGCCGATGATAGGGTTCTGGAGAGATATGCAATCGGCCTTTCATGTCCATCTATCAATTGTGTTAGAACTGCTCCAATCGCGAAGTTTGACGCATCTGTTGTCAAAATAAACGGTTGGTCAAAATTCGGGTAGGCCAGTAAAAGTTCGGAGCTCATAATATCCTTCAGTTTTACAAATGCTTCCTCATATTCCGGGTTGGGAACTATGAGTTTGTTTTTTCCCCTTAGCATACTTGTCATGGGTTTCGCAATTTGTGCAAAACCTGGTATAAAACGTCTATAATATGAAATAGTGCCTAGGAATGATTTAAGTTCTTTCGGTGTCTTTGGAAGCGGCCAATTTTTAACTGCCTCGACCTTCGTCGGATTGGGTTTTACTCCTTCCGTAGTTACAACGTGGCCGAGGAATTCTACTTCCTTACGAAGGAATTCCGACTTATCACATTGTATTCTCAAATTAGCCTCCTTTAGAGTGTTCAAAATTTTCTGAATATCTTTCATATGTTCTTCCAATGAATTAGAGAAGATGATGATATCGTCCATATAGACGAAACATCTTATTCCCAAATGTTTTCGTAAAACGGAATCCATGAGGCGTTGGAATGTCGCGGGCGCATTTTTCAGCCCAAACGGCATTCTCACAAATTCATATTTTCCATTGTCAACATTGAATGCTGTCTTTGGAATGTCCGCTGATTCTACCTCTATTTGGTGGAATCCACTAGCTAAATCAAGTACGGAAAAATATTGTGCTTTCCCTAAACGATCAAGAATTTCGCTTATCTCTGGTATAGGATAACGATCTGCGGGTGTTACCTTGTTTAATTTCCTATAGTCGACAACTATGCGATATTTTTTCACGCCCGAATTATCGGTTTTCTTGGGGACGACCCAAATGGGTGAAGTCCAGGCAGAGGATGATTCCCTTATAATGCCGGAGTCCAGCATTTTTTGGATTTGTTGGCTGACTATTTCTCTCAAATGGTATGGGTATTTATACGTTCTTTGGTGGATCGGTGCGCTATCACCGGTATCAATGTTATGCTTTACTTGGTGGGTGAAGTCCAGTTTATGTCCCTCTTGATAAAAAATGCTTTTATATGGTTGTAGAGTTTTGGCTAGAAGCTTGACTTCTTCTTTGTTTAGGTGTTCGGCTGGAAAATTAAGCTGTGCGCACGACTCATGCCGGTTCAGAAAAAAACGTTCATTCTCGAGTGGTTTTATTTCGTTCAATTTGGCCTGCTTGGTGGTAAATAAATGTACCGTAGCGCGATTATCTTTGGCTGCGTACAACCCAGGTTGTAATGTGACGCCGGTCGCTATGTTTAATTCGCTTTCGATTAAAAAAGTTCCATTAGATTTGGTGCCAATTTCGACTAAATTTTCAGTTTGTTCATGGAAGTTCCATGATCGCGGATAATATTTGGAAAACGCATACTGGTTATCTCCTATTATTATTCGATGATTGCCCGAGTCTATTTTGGCTTTCATCTCTGCTAAATTTTCATAGCCAATGAGGCCGTCGAAGAACTCATGAAACTTGAATACGTGGAAAGGTAACTCTTTGctaaaaacttttggaaaaatatttatcTGCACCATCTTTTCAATGATAAATTTACCATTTTTGTTTGTAACTATCGCGGGTTGGTCTGTTGTTTTTGCATTTTGTACGTGCTCCGGACTAATATAAGACTTGTTTGCTCCGGTATCAATTAAAAATTTGAGCATTCCCTTGTTAGACCGGTAACGAATATATGGAATAAAATTGTTCACGTTGTTGCTTCGCGAGCCTCCTCGTCGTAAAAATCCGATTCATCTTTTCGCACTTCACGGTTTATCATATTGccctcgtcgtcgtcatcgtcgtcactaTCCACGTTCACTTCATTGGTGTTGTATTCTACGCGAGGTTTATGCTGTTGCATCGGTTTTTTATAAGCACCTTTACCCGCGTTTGCATATGATTTGCTATGGTTGTTAGTATTGTTATTATTCGCGTTGTTGCTGCTAGAGTAGCTTTGTGATTTGGGTTGAAACTGAAACTTAGATGGTTTTGTTCTAGTTTCCGCATTTTGGTTTGTGCATACGGCTTCGTATGCCTCCTCTAATGATTGTGGCTTAGATTGCCTTATTATAGAGGCGAGTGGTTCTCCAATATTATCGAGATACCTTGTGACACTTAAAATTTCTATAATTTGCCGCTCAGTTATTGGATTAGAcgacaaatttgcttttaaccGAGTGTTTATGTCTTTACATTCGTTATAGAATTTGAGGTGGCTTTTATCGCCACGCCGTATGTTAAATAATGCTGACACATTAGTTGCGAAATCGCGATGGTCTCCATATTGCTCCAGGAGTATCTGCTTTATTTCACTGATGGTGTCCGGATCGCCATTAGCGCATAGAATTGCGCGGGCATCTCCTTTCACTTTATTTTTAATAGCTCTCAAATACATAGAACTAATTGAGTCAGGATCACCATTGGCGCCCTTCACTTTAAACATGTCGTACACTTGGTCTACTTCACGTAGCCAGCTAGACAGTTCTTTCTTATTTCCGGAAAATTCCGATAAATATTTAATCGGATCGGGAATGCAGAACTTGCTGCTGTTTCCGATCGTCAACATCGCTTTAAGCTCCTGCATCTCGGCTTTAAGCGCCTCCATCTCCGACAGTCTGGTTTCAGGCATAGTATATGTATATGAATATTTCACAAGTATGAGTGCTTTGCTAAGATTGATGGTCTACTTACAAAAGTAACGGCTGCATCCACGGGTGGGTCTCGGATC contains the following coding sequences:
- the LOC115263775 gene encoding protein PF3D7_1417600-like — protein: MPETRLSEMEALKAEMQELKAMLTIGNSSKFCIPDPIKYLSEFSGNKKELSSWLREVDQVYDMFKVKGANGDPDSISSMYLRAIKNKVKGDARAILCANGDPDTISEIKQILLEQYGDHRDFATNVSALFNIRRGDKSHLKFYNECKDINTRLKANLSSNPITERQIIEILSVTRYLDNIGEPLASIIRQSKPQSLEEAYEAVCTNQNAETRTKPSKFQFQPKSQSYSSSNNANNNNTNNHSKSYANAGKGAYKKPMQQHKPRVEYNTNEVNVDSDDDDDDEGNMINREVRKDESDFYDEEAREATT